The Echinicola rosea genome has a segment encoding these proteins:
- a CDS encoding DUF779 domain-containing protein, whose amino-acid sequence MTYKRIDISKEAEALVDKIREQHGPLMFHQSGGCCDGSSPMCYAKGDFRTGASDVWMGNIHECDFFMSKDQFEYWKHTHLTLDVTDGRGASFSLDIPYGKRFIIRSRLLSKEELADLEPVKSGEEQ is encoded by the coding sequence ATGACATATAAACGAATAGATATCTCAAAGGAAGCAGAAGCCTTGGTGGACAAGATCCGTGAACAACACGGTCCGCTGATGTTTCACCAGAGTGGTGGTTGCTGTGACGGATCCAGCCCCATGTGCTATGCCAAAGGCGACTTCCGCACAGGAGCTTCTGACGTCTGGATGGGCAACATCCATGAGTGTGATTTCTTTATGTCCAAAGATCAATTCGAATATTGGAAGCATACCCATCTGACACTGGATGTCACCGATGGCCGTGGAGCGAGTTTCTCACTGGATATACCTTACGGCAAGCGATTCATCATCCGAAGCAGATTGCTCAGCAAAGAAGAACTGGCTGATCTCGAACCTGTAAAGAGTGGTGAGGAGCAATGA
- a CDS encoding outer membrane beta-barrel protein has product MKSIRKQTVFLAAMTLCFFHIAKAQEKTSIWGNFDFSGYIEVYYAAYSDSLGANVLQEFATTVPRDQRFGLNIVQVGIHYQDERIRGNLTLHYGDIPKAIWDPDFPVLQEANVGVKLANEWWIDAGFFRTHIGTESFLPKDNYTTSTTVASYNEPFYQSGVRIAYEGSDKLDFQFWVVNGYNYFLDANNAKSVGLLFSYSLREDLQLTYTNLFGRESLDGISPKQFRTYHNLYVNYSPSPKIYLTVGGDVGTQGHSQLAKPDNAALMYNALATLRYQFTDDYSVTGRVETFQDPDGFISGTYEDSFGNMSGLQLMGYTLSTEYKPTSNSYVRLEGRWIQAKDDLTIFHHDGPAHDRLEGSLSMGIVF; this is encoded by the coding sequence ATGAAATCCATTAGAAAACAAACCGTTTTTTTGGCAGCAATGACGCTTTGCTTTTTTCACATTGCCAAGGCGCAAGAAAAGACCAGTATCTGGGGAAATTTTGACTTTTCGGGTTATATCGAAGTGTATTACGCGGCCTATTCCGATTCTTTGGGTGCCAATGTCCTGCAAGAATTTGCTACTACGGTACCACGTGACCAGCGTTTCGGTCTGAATATTGTCCAGGTTGGGATCCATTATCAAGACGAACGGATACGCGGAAACCTTACCCTGCATTACGGGGATATTCCCAAGGCCATTTGGGATCCTGATTTTCCAGTACTGCAAGAAGCTAATGTCGGGGTGAAGTTGGCCAATGAATGGTGGATTGATGCCGGATTCTTTCGTACCCATATTGGTACCGAGAGCTTTTTGCCAAAGGACAATTATACGACATCTACCACCGTGGCGAGCTATAACGAGCCTTTTTACCAAAGTGGTGTACGGATAGCTTATGAGGGGAGCGATAAGCTTGACTTCCAGTTTTGGGTGGTAAATGGCTATAACTACTTCTTGGATGCCAATAATGCCAAGTCTGTAGGCCTTTTATTTTCATATTCCCTTCGGGAAGATTTACAACTCACCTATACCAATCTCTTTGGCCGTGAATCGCTGGATGGGATTTCTCCGAAGCAATTCCGTACCTATCATAATTTGTATGTAAACTATAGCCCCTCTCCAAAAATCTACCTCACCGTCGGTGGAGATGTGGGCACACAGGGGCACTCCCAATTGGCAAAACCAGATAATGCCGCCCTGATGTACAACGCATTGGCGACGCTAAGGTACCAATTTACGGATGATTATTCGGTGACGGGAAGAGTGGAGACCTTTCAGGATCCAGATGGGTTTATCTCCGGTACGTATGAAGATAGTTTTGGCAATATGAGCGGGCTCCAACTCATGGGGTACACCCTGAGCACCGAATATAAGCCGACTTCCAACAGTTATGTCCGCTTGGAAGGTAGGTGGATCCAAGCAAAGGATGATTTAACCATATTTCATCATGACGGCCCTGCCCATGACAGGCTTGAAGGTTCTCTAAGTATGGGGATTGTCTTTTGA
- a CDS encoding glycoside hydrolase family 2 TIM barrel-domain containing protein: MQFKKLWTTGVLLASLGGFLQAQSQNEWEDPTVVDRNKEAARAYFITYTSEKKAKQGNQFTNEAMKSLDGLWKFSLVKRPQDRPTDFYKLDFQDDSWDEIRVPSNWELEGYDMPVYTNVSYPFPANPPHVDNQYNPVGTYRREFTIPSNWDGQEVVLHFGSISGYATVYVNGKEVGMTKAAKTPAEFIITDYLQTGTNTLAVQVFRWHDGSYLEDQDFWRLSGIERSVFLQAVPKLTIWDFFVKSGLDSRYKNGELEASVQLRAFEGNDVQEGKLSFELLDSDGEEVYSEIKAVNNTDQEVTFSKTINNVKKWSAEQPNLYRYVISLMDDQGNTLAAVSKKTGFREVEIKDAQLMVNGQSVLVKGVNRHEHHGVKGHVPDHEVMVKDIQLMKQNNINSVRMSHYPHDPELYALCDEYGLYVVDEANIETHGMGAEWQGWFDKDRHPAYLEAWAPAHLDRIHRLVERDKNHPSVIIWSMGNECGNGPVFYEAYKWMKDRDDSRLVQFEQAGENEDTDIVCPMYPSIKHMQEYADATDKTRPFIMCEYAHSMGNSTGNFQEYWDIIMDSPQMQGGFIWDWVDQGLLAKDDNGKEFWAYGGDLGGYFFQNDENFCANGLVTADRKAHPALHEVKKVYQDILFDYSPEQGLQVQNLFDFTNLDRFTFKWEWVEDGQVVKSDDFEVDLPADGEKHVGLNLPVLGDAETFLNVYAYTKETTPLVPAGHEVAREQFALNEGFYFDHLEAAEGDLQVEKTDELLKFSTANVVGEFDLKRGNFRKYTLKKGEPWMIRSLPSPYFWRAPTDNDFGNHMPSRLGVWRSAHLGRKAIDVNVGEETREGLPITVQYELTNIKVPYTVEYFIQSDGSVKVTASMDLEGRDLPELPRYGMKMELPAQFGNLSYYGRGPWENYSDRKHASFVGQYEDKVENQFYWDYVRPQESGNKTDVRWLELRNEKGQGIQIQGMQPLSFSALDVSVEDLDPGLTKKQQHPTDIKPKNTVYLHIDWKQRGLGGDTSWGAYPHKQYRLEDDHYQYSYVIRLVE; this comes from the coding sequence ATGCAATTCAAAAAACTATGGACGACTGGTGTCTTGTTAGCTTCCTTGGGAGGCTTCCTTCAGGCACAGTCCCAAAACGAATGGGAAGACCCGACAGTGGTGGACAGAAATAAGGAAGCTGCACGGGCGTATTTTATTACCTATACCTCAGAGAAAAAAGCCAAGCAAGGCAATCAATTCACCAACGAAGCCATGAAAAGTTTGGATGGCTTATGGAAGTTTTCGTTGGTAAAAAGACCACAGGATCGGCCCACTGATTTCTATAAATTAGACTTCCAGGATGACAGCTGGGATGAGATCAGGGTGCCTTCCAACTGGGAATTGGAGGGCTACGATATGCCTGTCTATACCAATGTGTCCTATCCTTTTCCGGCGAATCCACCGCACGTGGACAACCAGTACAATCCAGTCGGGACCTACAGAAGGGAGTTTACGATTCCTTCCAATTGGGACGGACAGGAAGTGGTGTTACATTTCGGGTCCATTTCAGGCTATGCCACCGTTTATGTGAACGGTAAGGAAGTGGGCATGACCAAAGCAGCCAAGACCCCGGCGGAATTTATCATCACGGATTACCTCCAAACGGGAACCAACACCTTGGCGGTGCAGGTGTTTCGGTGGCATGATGGCAGCTATTTGGAAGATCAGGATTTTTGGCGATTGAGTGGAATTGAGCGGAGCGTATTCTTACAGGCTGTTCCTAAATTGACCATATGGGATTTCTTCGTGAAAAGTGGCTTGGACAGTAGGTATAAAAATGGAGAACTAGAGGCCTCGGTGCAGCTGAGGGCTTTTGAGGGCAATGATGTACAGGAGGGGAAATTGTCTTTTGAGCTACTGGATTCTGATGGTGAAGAGGTGTACAGTGAGATTAAAGCAGTCAACAATACTGACCAGGAAGTTACTTTCTCAAAGACGATCAATAACGTAAAAAAGTGGAGTGCCGAGCAGCCAAATCTTTACCGCTATGTGATCAGCCTAATGGATGATCAAGGGAACACCTTGGCAGCAGTAAGTAAGAAAACGGGTTTTCGTGAAGTGGAAATCAAGGATGCTCAACTGATGGTCAACGGCCAGTCGGTTTTGGTAAAAGGCGTGAACCGCCACGAGCATCATGGGGTAAAGGGCCACGTTCCAGATCATGAGGTCATGGTGAAGGATATCCAGTTGATGAAGCAAAACAATATCAATTCCGTACGGATGAGCCACTATCCACATGATCCGGAATTGTATGCCCTCTGCGACGAATATGGCCTTTATGTGGTGGATGAAGCCAATATTGAGACCCATGGAATGGGTGCCGAATGGCAAGGGTGGTTTGACAAGGACCGTCATCCAGCGTACCTTGAAGCGTGGGCTCCAGCCCATTTGGATAGGATTCACCGGTTGGTGGAGCGGGACAAGAACCATCCATCTGTAATCATCTGGTCCATGGGCAATGAATGCGGCAATGGTCCGGTGTTTTACGAAGCGTATAAGTGGATGAAAGATCGTGATGATTCCCGTTTGGTACAGTTTGAGCAGGCAGGGGAAAATGAAGATACCGATATCGTTTGTCCGATGTATCCAAGCATAAAGCATATGCAGGAATATGCCGATGCCACAGATAAGACCCGTCCATTTATCATGTGTGAATATGCCCATTCCATGGGAAATAGTACCGGAAACTTTCAGGAGTATTGGGACATTATCATGGACAGTCCACAGATGCAGGGAGGTTTTATTTGGGACTGGGTGGACCAGGGCTTGCTGGCGAAGGATGACAATGGGAAGGAATTTTGGGCCTATGGTGGTGATCTGGGCGGATATTTCTTCCAAAATGATGAGAATTTCTGCGCCAATGGATTGGTGACAGCGGATAGAAAGGCACATCCAGCCTTGCACGAAGTGAAAAAAGTGTACCAGGATATCCTGTTTGACTATTCTCCCGAACAAGGATTGCAGGTGCAAAACCTGTTTGATTTTACCAATTTGGATCGATTTACATTTAAGTGGGAGTGGGTAGAAGATGGACAAGTGGTGAAGAGTGATGACTTTGAAGTGGATTTGCCAGCGGATGGTGAAAAGCATGTGGGGCTGAACCTGCCGGTACTGGGCGATGCGGAGACTTTCTTAAATGTATATGCCTATACCAAGGAAACGACACCGCTTGTTCCTGCGGGTCATGAGGTGGCCAGGGAACAATTTGCGTTGAATGAAGGGTTTTATTTTGATCACCTTGAGGCAGCTGAAGGCGATCTTCAGGTGGAGAAGACAGATGAATTGTTGAAATTCTCTACAGCCAACGTGGTTGGAGAGTTTGACCTGAAGCGGGGAAATTTCAGAAAATATACCTTGAAGAAAGGAGAGCCTTGGATGATCCGTTCCCTGCCATCACCGTATTTTTGGAGAGCACCGACAGACAATGACTTCGGAAACCACATGCCTTCGCGGTTGGGCGTATGGCGTTCGGCGCATTTGGGGCGGAAAGCCATCGATGTCAATGTAGGAGAAGAAACACGTGAGGGTTTGCCTATTACGGTGCAATACGAATTGACCAATATCAAGGTGCCTTATACCGTGGAATATTTCATCCAGTCTGATGGTTCGGTGAAAGTGACGGCTTCTATGGACCTCGAGGGCAGGGATTTGCCGGAATTGCCGCGTTATGGCATGAAGATGGAGCTTCCCGCTCAATTTGGAAATCTCTCCTACTATGGAAGAGGCCCTTGGGAAAATTACAGCGACCGGAAGCATGCTTCTTTTGTCGGGCAATATGAGGACAAGGTAGAGAACCAATTTTACTGGGACTATGTCCGGCCCCAAGAGTCAGGCAACAAAACTGACGTCAGGTGGCTGGAGCTGAGGAATGAAAAGGGACAAGGAATACAGATCCAGGGAATGCAGCCGTTGAGCTTCAGTGCCCTTGATGTATCTGTGGAGGACCTCGATCCTGGCTTGACCAAAAAGCAGCAGCATCCTACAGATATCAAACCCAAAAATACCGTGTACTTGCACATCGACTGGAAACAGCGAGGCTTGGGCGGAGATACCAGCTGGGGAGCTTACCCGCACAAGCAATACCGACTGGAAGACGATCACTATCAGTATAGCTATGTGATTCGATTGGTGGAGTAG
- a CDS encoding family 43 glycosylhydrolase, producing MKFLSNLLLALGIVLTLSCTSSSEEPEAYLFAYFTGNGPGQEAVHFAISKDGFDYRALNDNQPVISADSISKRGGVRDPHILRGEDGKFYMVLTDLYVPEDGWTNQGMVFLTSDDLVHWEHSTVFIPALFPEKFGNVSRVWAPQTIYDPAAGKYMVYFSMKQGDDPDIIYYAYANEDFTSLETTPQQLFFHPENKSCIDGDIVEKDGKYHLFFKTEGHGNGIKKAVADQLTGAYKMEENYLQQTKEAVEGSGIFKLNDSEKYILMYDVYIKGGYQFTESTDLEHFEVIDDQVNMNFHPRHGSVLPITLEEAKRLENAYGLDEQNWITGTNGEQLYENNVMVNQEQGTIYLPAKKDADLASLDPQFELMVGYGLSPSGVQDFSKGAVAYTLSKPDGSRQEFQVEARKDQNPALKGYYADPEIIYSHKTGKFHLYPTSDGFDSWSGTYFKSFSSADLTDWQDDGVMLDLHKDVDWANRNAWAPCAIEKEINGQYKYFYYFTAAQKIGVAVADHPAGPFKDSGKALVDFKPEGTNRGQEIDPDVFHDPVSGKDFFYWGNGYLAAVPLNDDMISFDKSKVKLLTPEDGTFREGTEVFYRNGKYYFLWSENDTRDEDYRVRYAFADSPMGPLTIPEDNMVIAKAPEKGIYGTGHNSVIQIPGKDEWYIVYHRFTRPHGIAMGRAAGFHREVCIDPMTFDEEGNIIRVEPTVEGIGG from the coding sequence ATGAAATTCCTATCTAACCTATTATTGGCACTTGGTATAGTACTAACCCTAAGCTGTACATCTTCATCTGAAGAGCCGGAGGCCTATTTGTTCGCTTATTTCACGGGCAATGGCCCTGGTCAGGAAGCTGTCCATTTTGCTATTAGCAAAGATGGCTTTGACTACCGTGCTCTGAATGATAACCAGCCGGTGATCAGTGCTGACTCGATAAGCAAAAGGGGCGGTGTCCGTGATCCCCACATCCTTCGCGGGGAAGATGGCAAATTTTACATGGTGCTGACAGATTTATATGTGCCTGAAGATGGCTGGACCAATCAGGGGATGGTGTTTCTGACCTCCGACGATCTGGTACATTGGGAGCATAGTACGGTTTTTATTCCAGCATTATTTCCAGAAAAATTTGGTAACGTAAGCAGGGTATGGGCGCCACAGACCATCTATGATCCCGCAGCAGGCAAATACATGGTGTATTTCTCCATGAAGCAGGGTGATGATCCGGATATCATCTATTATGCTTATGCCAATGAGGACTTTACCAGTCTGGAAACTACACCGCAGCAGCTTTTCTTCCATCCAGAAAACAAATCATGCATTGACGGGGATATAGTAGAGAAAGACGGGAAGTACCATTTGTTTTTCAAGACCGAAGGACATGGCAATGGCATCAAAAAGGCCGTAGCGGATCAATTGACTGGCGCGTATAAGATGGAGGAAAACTACCTGCAGCAGACCAAAGAAGCCGTGGAAGGATCCGGTATATTTAAATTGAACGATAGCGAAAAGTACATCTTGATGTATGATGTGTACATAAAGGGTGGCTATCAATTTACCGAAAGTACCGATTTGGAACACTTTGAAGTGATCGATGATCAGGTAAACATGAATTTCCATCCGCGTCATGGTTCTGTGTTGCCTATCACATTGGAAGAAGCCAAGCGACTGGAAAATGCCTATGGACTGGATGAACAAAACTGGATCACGGGCACGAATGGTGAACAACTGTACGAAAATAATGTAATGGTGAATCAGGAGCAGGGCACGATCTATTTGCCTGCCAAAAAGGACGCCGATCTAGCGTCATTGGATCCTCAGTTTGAGCTTATGGTGGGATATGGTCTTTCACCGTCAGGTGTACAGGACTTTAGCAAGGGAGCCGTTGCCTATACGTTGTCCAAACCTGATGGTTCCCGTCAGGAATTTCAGGTGGAAGCAAGAAAAGACCAAAATCCAGCCTTAAAGGGATATTATGCAGATCCGGAAATTATCTATTCCCACAAGACTGGGAAATTCCATCTCTATCCTACCAGTGATGGCTTCGATTCATGGTCAGGAACCTATTTCAAGTCATTTTCCTCTGCGGATCTGACCGATTGGCAGGATGATGGCGTTATGCTCGACCTGCACAAAGATGTCGATTGGGCCAATCGTAACGCTTGGGCTCCATGTGCGATTGAAAAGGAAATTAATGGGCAATACAAGTATTTCTACTACTTCACCGCGGCGCAAAAAATAGGAGTGGCCGTGGCAGATCATCCTGCTGGGCCCTTTAAGGATTCCGGAAAAGCATTGGTGGATTTCAAACCAGAGGGAACCAATAGAGGGCAGGAGATTGACCCAGATGTATTCCATGACCCAGTAAGTGGGAAAGATTTCTTTTATTGGGGAAATGGCTACTTGGCCGCAGTACCCCTAAATGACGATATGATCAGCTTTGACAAAAGCAAGGTGAAGTTACTGACCCCCGAAGATGGGACTTTCCGCGAAGGCACAGAGGTCTTTTACAGGAATGGGAAATACTATTTTCTATGGTCAGAGAATGATACCCGTGATGAGGATTACCGTGTCCGCTATGCCTTTGCCGATTCACCAATGGGGCCACTGACCATTCCGGAGGATAATATGGTCATCGCCAAAGCCCCAGAAAAAGGTATCTATGGAACAGGGCACAATTCCGTCATCCAAATTCCGGGAAAAGATGAATGGTATATTGTGTATCACCGGTTTACCCGACCTCACGGTATTGCCATGGGCAGGGCTGCCGGCTTTCACCGAGAGGTGTGTATTGATCCTATGACCTTTGATGAGGAAGGAAATATCATTCGTGTGGAGCCTACTGTGGAAGGCATTGGGGGATGA
- a CDS encoding glycoside hydrolase family 88 protein yields MKKRWYFLALVAGIMVAGCGKGTAEKEYSAKTATAKEGLEKQIGSTLDRAEEQYKYMMTRLPDGEFPKTYHPDTDKFEGSGSGWWCSGFYPGTLLYLNEYKEDEQLKKEALRALDMLKKEQYNTHTHDLGFMMYCSFGNAFRLDPKPEYKDILIQSAKSLSSRFSEKVGAIKSWDSKRSDFLVIIDNMMNLELLFWATAATGDSTYYDIAIKHADTTIKNHFREDNSSYHVINYDPETGEVQQKRTAQGYADESAWARGQAWGLYGYTVMYRVTKDKKYLDQAVAIADFILTHPNLPEDKIPYWDFDAPNIPNELRDSSAGAIMASALLELSQYVDAEKAKSYYMDAEIMLQTLTTDEYIADQGTNGGFLLKHGVGHIPENSEVDVPLTYGDYYLVEAMLRYLD; encoded by the coding sequence ATGAAAAAGCGATGGTATTTTCTGGCCTTAGTGGCAGGAATAATGGTAGCAGGGTGCGGAAAGGGTACAGCGGAGAAAGAGTATTCAGCAAAAACAGCTACGGCAAAGGAGGGCTTGGAAAAGCAAATTGGCAGTACGCTGGACCGTGCCGAAGAGCAATACAAGTACATGATGACCCGCTTGCCTGATGGCGAATTCCCAAAGACTTATCATCCTGATACAGATAAGTTTGAAGGCAGTGGGTCAGGCTGGTGGTGCAGTGGATTTTATCCCGGAACCTTATTGTACCTGAATGAATATAAAGAGGATGAGCAGCTGAAAAAAGAAGCATTAAGGGCGCTGGATATGCTGAAAAAAGAGCAGTACAATACCCATACCCATGATTTGGGATTTATGATGTATTGCAGTTTTGGCAATGCCTTTAGATTGGATCCTAAGCCGGAATACAAAGATATCCTGATCCAAAGTGCCAAGTCCCTTTCCAGCCGCTTTAGCGAAAAAGTGGGCGCGATAAAATCTTGGGATTCCAAAAGAAGTGATTTTTTGGTGATAATCGACAATATGATGAATTTGGAATTGTTATTCTGGGCTACTGCTGCCACGGGTGATTCCACTTATTATGACATTGCGATCAAGCATGCGGATACCACGATCAAAAATCATTTTAGAGAAGATAACAGTTCGTATCATGTCATCAACTACGATCCTGAGACAGGAGAAGTGCAACAAAAACGCACCGCTCAGGGATATGCAGACGAGTCAGCATGGGCGAGAGGACAGGCTTGGGGACTTTACGGCTACACGGTGATGTACCGTGTGACCAAGGACAAAAAATACCTCGACCAAGCGGTGGCCATAGCGGACTTTATCCTGACCCATCCCAATCTTCCCGAGGATAAAATCCCATATTGGGACTTTGATGCTCCAAATATCCCGAATGAGTTGAGGGATTCCTCTGCTGGGGCAATTATGGCATCCGCACTTTTGGAGCTATCGCAGTATGTGGATGCAGAAAAGGCAAAAAGCTATTACATGGATGCAGAGATCATGCTTCAAACACTGACCACCGACGAGTACATCGCCGACCAAGGCACCAATGGAGGGTTCCTCCTCAAGCACGGTGTGGGGCACATTCCTGAAAATTCCGAAGTGGACGTGCCATTGACCTATGGGGATTATTATTTGGTAGAGGCGATGCTACGGTATTTGGATTAA